One Nostoc sp. UHCC 0302 DNA window includes the following coding sequences:
- a CDS encoding class I SAM-dependent methyltransferase, which produces MTSYDLIATEYKKSKQLPFRLHIEVYTYFHLLGNLVGKSILDLACGEGFYTRQFKLQGAARVVGVEISEKMISLARLEQTRQPQNIEYIFGDVLELGKIGNFDLVAASYLLNYASSREQLLKMCQNIFANLKPGGRFVTINNNDSQSPISYLTTSKYGFIKSIDSPLVEGTPIKYTFTISDSDQKFSFDNYYLSTATYEWAFQSAGFKEVNWHKPIVSPQGVEEFGQEFWQDFLNCVPIIGIECLK; this is translated from the coding sequence ATGACATCTTATGACTTGATAGCTACTGAGTATAAAAAATCTAAACAGTTGCCGTTTCGCTTGCATATTGAGGTATATACATACTTTCATCTGCTCGGTAATCTAGTTGGAAAATCAATTCTCGATCTGGCTTGTGGAGAAGGATTTTACACTAGACAATTCAAACTCCAAGGTGCAGCACGAGTTGTAGGGGTCGAAATCTCTGAAAAAATGATTTCATTGGCAAGATTGGAACAAACCAGACAACCCCAAAACATTGAATATATTTTCGGTGATGTACTTGAACTTGGTAAAATTGGCAATTTTGATCTGGTGGCAGCTTCCTATCTACTTAATTACGCTTCCTCCAGAGAACAACTACTTAAAATGTGTCAGAACATATTTGCCAATCTCAAACCGGGCGGTCGTTTCGTCACCATCAATAATAATGACTCCCAATCCCCTATTTCCTATCTGACTACTTCTAAGTATGGATTTATTAAAAGCATAGATTCACCATTAGTGGAAGGCACACCGATAAAATACACATTCACAATCTCTGATAGTGATCAGAAATTTAGCTTCGATAACTATTACCTCAGCACAGCTACTTATGAATGGGCATTCCAAAGTGCGGGTTTTAAAGAGGTTAACTGGCACAAACCAATAGTCTCTCCCCAAGGTGTGGAAGAATTTGGTCAAGAGTTTTGGCAAGATTTCCTTAACTGTGTGCCGATCATTGGTATTGAGTGTCTTAAATAG